DNA sequence from the Streptomyces sp. CA-210063 genome:
CGCGGGGCGACGCCGTCCGTCCAGAGGTCCAGGAGGGCCGCCTTCTGCTCCTCCGTGGTGTAGTCCGGGTGGGAGGTGGCGATGTCGAGGTCACGGCCGGGGTCGGGCGAGCCGGCGCGCAGGGGCTCGCCGTCGAGGGTGGCCCCCTGGCCGCGGATCGCCACGGCGATCCGGTCGAGCGCGGGCGCGTACGTCCAGGAGGCGCGCAGGACTCCGCCCTGGGCGAGGGCGACGAGCGTGCAGAAGCCGGGCTCGCCGCGCACGAACTGCCGGGTGCCGTCCACCGGGTCGACGATCCACACGGGCGCCTCGCCCTGGATCGCCTCGTACGACAGCGGGTTGGCGTGCACGGCCTCCTCGCCGACCACGACCGAGCCGGGCAGCAGCGCGGCGAGCGCCTCCGTCAGATACAGCTCGGCCTTGCGGTCGGCGTCGGTCACCAGGTCGTGCGGGCCGCTCTTCTGGTCGATCTCGTGTGCGGCGAGCTGCCGGAAGCGCGGCATGATCTCCGCGGCGGCGGCCTTG
Encoded proteins:
- a CDS encoding inositol monophosphatase family protein; protein product: MIEDSETIDEFLARHASDVEEAIRKAAAAEIMPRFRQLAAHEIDQKSGPHDLVTDADRKAELYLTEALAALLPGSVVVGEEAVHANPLSYEAIQGEAPVWIVDPVDGTRQFVRGEPGFCTLVALAQGGVLRASWTYAPALDRIAVAIRGQGATLDGEPLRAGSPDPGRDLDIATSHPDYTTEEQKAALLDLWTDGVAPRACGSAGLEYLAVAEGRLDATAFSWEAAWDHAAGLLLVEEAGGAHLTLTGEPFRITGGNALPFTAARDAATARRVAGLLSGGA